AATCCGATTGCGTCAACGCTTTATTCAATTTCTCTATTGCCTTCTTCTCGATCCTAGATACATACGACCTTGATATACCTAAATTTTTAGCTATCTCTCTTTGTGTTTTGTCTCCTACATTTGTCAAACCATATCTTAGTTCTATAATCGTCTTTTCCCTTCCTCTAAGTACTTTGCTCATTTTTTTATACAGCTTTTTTATTTGTATTTGTAAATGAACTTTATCTACTACTTCATCTACTTCTGAACCTAATATATCTATTAATGATATCTCATTGCCTTCTTTATCTACTCCAATCGGGTCATGTAATGATACTTCTGACTTAATTTTTTTGTCTGCTCTTATAGTCATTAATATCTCGTTGTCTATACATCTTGCTGCATATGTTGCAAGTCTGCTTCCTTTTGTTCTATCGAAGGTGGATATTGCTTTTATTAAACCTATTGTTCCTATAGATATCAAATCATCTGTTTCTCTATTGGTGTTACCGTATTTTTTTACAATATGTGCTACTAATCTTAAATTTCTTTGTATTAATATATTCTTAGCTTCTTCATTCCCTTGTTCAAGTAAAATTATATACTTTTCTTCTTCTTCTTTTGACAATGGTTCTGGAAATGAATTTGCATTTGAAATATAACCTACAAAAAATAAATATGGTTTCAATAATTGAATAAAATTTATAATGAAGCACAACATAAAACGCACACCTCCATCATATACCCACATACTATAGATATGTGAGTTTGATGGAAAATGTGCATGTACTTGAGTTATTTAATAAATATAACTTGGTCATTTTTTACTACATTAATTCATATAAATTGAATTTTACTACTTACCTGATAATTTATTTACATCTTTTATCAAAATAGAGATTGTCCCATCTACGTTATTTATAAATTCTATTTTATCAGTATTATTAATATAATCATAAGGTAATTTAATCTCTACTCCTGTATCTGTAACTATCTTTTGCTTTCCAAACACTTTTTCTTTCTTTTCTTCGTCTATTACTATATTATCTTCCTTTAAACCTTTATTTTCAAGCTCTGTTATATAACTTTGTTTTAATTCTTCGTCTCCTTTGAAAATCTTCATTGCAACTTTTTCTATATTCACGTTGTCTTCATCATCTATGTTTTCTACAACTATTTTCTTAACTTCCATAATCTTCGAAACATCATCATCGTAATATTTTTTTACGAACTTTTTAGATGTCTTATTAAGTAAAGCTATCTTTTCTTTGTCTGAAAGAACTGTTTCACACTTCAAAAAATATTTTGACATGTAATTTTCTTTAACACCATCTATTTCAAATTCTTTTTCTCTTATTTTTATTTCCATATTATTTAAGTTTATTATAAATGCTTCATTTATCTTCTGATTTATGTTTGGTAATGCTGTTTTTTGTTTTATTATTGTATTTATAT
This window of the Abyssisolibacter fermentans genome carries:
- a CDS encoding nucleoid-associated protein gives rise to the protein MINIKKIIVHILDTNTGIPVLSDSELVLDDDIIEFVLTHVEKIMSDSDLRSASLTEESCDIIDWCLKLKDNNEMFIDITNDIARELYQLMLKHVDIPAGDIIFVLLEEDEQQYLCLLKLTYSDSYIHYVQQNGDKNINTIIKQKTALPNINQKINEAFIINLNNMEIKIREKEFEIDGVKENYMSKYFLKCETVLSDKEKIALLNKTSKKFVKKYYDDDVSKIMEVKKIVVENIDDEDNVNIEKVAMKIFKGDEELKQSYITELENKGLKEDNIVIDEEKKEKVFGKQKIVTDTGVEIKLPYDYINNTDKIEFINNVDGTISILIKDVNKLSGK
- the sigK gene encoding RNA polymerase sporulation sigma factor SigK; translated protein: MLCFIINFIQLLKPYLFFVGYISNANSFPEPLSKEEEEKYIILLEQGNEEAKNILIQRNLRLVAHIVKKYGNTNRETDDLISIGTIGLIKAISTFDRTKGSRLATYAARCIDNEILMTIRADKKIKSEVSLHDPIGVDKEGNEISLIDILGSEVDEVVDKVHLQIQIKKLYKKMSKVLRGREKTIIELRYGLTNVGDKTQREIAKNLGISRSYVSRIEKKAIEKLNKALTQSD